Part of the Oncorhynchus nerka isolate Pitt River linkage group LG14, Oner_Uvic_2.0, whole genome shotgun sequence genome is shown below.
aatatcagaataatagtagagtgatttctttcatcacattcccagtgggtcagaagtttacatacactcaattaatatttggtagcattgcctttaaattgtttaacttgggtcaaacgttgcaggtagccttccacaagcttcccacaataagttgggtgaatcttagcccattccttctgacagagctgggtGGCCCGTGtaaatccaggcacttgtcatctcccgtctggattactgcaactcgctgttggctgggctccctgcctgtgccattaaacccctacaactcatccagaacgccgcagcccgtctggtgttcggGTTTGGAGCTGTGAGGCCTCCTtgcacccaaacaagggcactgcgttcatccacctctggcctgctcgcctccttaccactgaggaagtacagttcctgcgcagcccagtcaaaactgttcgctgctctggcccccaatggtggaacactttttcagttctgcccacagattttctacaggattgaggtcacagggctttgtgatggccattccaataccttgactttgtcattttgccacaactttggaagtatgcttggggtcaatgtctatttgaaagacccattgcgacaaagctttaacttactgactgatgtcttgagatgttgcttcaatatatatccacatcattttctctcctcatgatgccatctattttgtgaagtgcactatagtccctcctgcagcaaaacaccccacaacatggtgctgccaccccgtgcttcatggttgggatggtgttcttcggcttgcaagcatccccctttttcctccaaacataatgatggtcattatggccaaacagttctttttttgtttcatcagaccagaggacatttctccaaaaagtatgatctttgtccccatgtgcagttgcaaaccgtattctggcttttttatggcggttttggagcagtggcttctttcttgctgagcggctttacaggttatgtcgctataggactcgtcttactgtggatatagatacttttgtacctgcttcctccatcttcacatggtcctttgctgttgtactgggattgatttgcacttttcgcaccaaggtacgttcatctctaggaggcagaacacttatccttcctgagcggtatgatggctgcatggtcccatgatgtttatacttgcgtactattgtttgtacagatgaatgtggtaccttcaggcgtttggaaattgctcccaaggatgaaccagacttgtggaggtctacaatttgttttctgggGTTTTGgcggatttcttttgattttcccatgatgtcaagcaaagaggcactgagtttgaaggtaggccttgaaatatatccacaggtgcacctccaattgactcaaattatgtcaattagcctttcagaagcttctaaagccatgacaccattttctggaattttccaagctgtttaaaggcacagtcagcttagtgtatgtaaacttctgacccactggaattgtgatacagtgaaataatctgtaaacaattgttggaaaaatgacttgtgtcatgcacaaagtagatgtcctaaccgacttgccaaaactatagtttgttattaacTAGACATTTGTGGTTggggttgaaaaatgagttttaatgactccaacctaagtgtatgtaatcttctgacttcaactgtatatctacataggcgtacagaggccaattatcagcaaccatcactcctgtgttccaatggcaccttgtgttagctaatccaagtttatcattttaaaaggctaattgatcattagaaaacccttttgcaattatgttagcacagctgaaaactgttgtgctgattaaagaagcaataaaactgtcctttagactagttgagtatctggagcatcagcatttgtgggttcgattgcaGTCTTAAAAGGGCCAGAAAATAAGACAtctcttctgaaactcatcagtctattcttgttctgagaaatgaaggctattccatgtgagaaactgccaagaaactgaagatctcgtacaacgctgtgtgctACTCCCATCATAGAACAAAGCAAACAGGCtcaaaccagaatagaaagagaagtgggaggccccggtgcacaactgatcaagaggacaagtacattagaataTCGAGTTTGAGAAATAGATGCCTCAcaggtcctcaactggcagcttcattaaatagtacccgcaaaacaccagtctcaacgtcaacagtgaagaggcgactccgggatgctggccttctaggcagagttgcaaagaaaaagccatatctcagactggcccataaaagattaagatgtgcaaaataacacagacactggacagaggaactctgcctagaaggccagcatctcgaAGTCGCCTCTTAACTGTTAACATTGAGACTATCACTGTTGCTATGTATTGCGTACACCCTGAGACAAGCCACACTAAACAGATAAGCTTGGTTTTTCATTGAGGTAAATTGGGGTTAGTTCCACAGCCTGAGACCGACAGGATGATACAACTCAATCTCTGGGTCACACCTGTCAGTGGTTGACAACACAACCTCTCTCATTGTTAATTTTAGAAGTCTTATACCCCGTCCTCCTTTTAGCTCGTCGCTTAGCAAATTAACATAAATGTTAACATGCGGTCACACTCACATGAAGGTAGTGATTAGCCGGGTAATTTGGGACCGTTGGCAGCTCTGTTGACAGGGAGCAGCTCGCAGTCACGGGGAGACTTAAGGATGAGTCTCAGCAGTTTGAGCTGCTGGTGTTGTTTTTGATTTCTgtactcgctctctctcatttcaGACTTCCTGTTTAAGTTCCTGGTGATTGGCAGTGCTGGAACAGGGAAATCTTGCCTCCTGCACCAGTTCATTGAGACCAAGTGTAAGTAGTGCCAATGCTGGTCTCCCCCTTGTCCTGCAAATAAACAACACCCACATGCATTGTTTATGCACAATAATATAGAAACGTGACGTGCATCTCTGCATACTGACCCGCACATACATACAgtccatttggaaagtattcaaaccccttgacttcacattttgttacgttacagccttattctaaaatgggttaaatagttttttcccctcaacaaaatgtggaaaaagtcaaaataCTTTCAGAATAcatgtctatacacacacacgcacacacagagagagatgtgtaaatgagataaaGACCTCTAACTCCCAGTGCTGTCAGTAGTGTGGGAGAAGGGCTTTGACTGTGTTAATCTCTGGACCTGGGAGAGGCCGTAGCTCCCCAACCCTCTGATATGCTGATGAGGCTTCTGAAGAGGCTTCTGAAGCTAACTGTTCTGGTCTTTGAACAAGCACAACGCACCAGCACAATATAGATCAGCATTGTGACTCTGGGAATTAACCAGGAAATGTTTCTGTGAAGTCTTGGCAACTTAGGCCTAATAACTAGGCAGTCACACTATTAGGTGTTTTACCTTTCAGTCAAGGTTGTCTTTCACAAACCAGCCATCTGGAAAAAAACCACATATTTGAATAAAATATAAAGGAGACAAACAGTACAGTGACAGTTGTGGCTTCtctcctggtctgtctctggCTGTGCAGTCAAGCAGGACTCCAACCATACCATCGGGGTTGAGTTTGGTTCCAGGGTGGTCAACGTCGGGGGTAAGACTGTTAAACTACAGATCTGGGACACAGCTGGACAGGAGCGCTTCAGGTAATGACCTCCCATTGGTTACCCAGAGGTGCCGTTACCTCTGACCCGTGCCCTCATTGGTTGACAGATTGTATTCTGGTTCTGTGATTGGTTAacggtgctgtctgtctgccctccCCCCAGGTCTGTGACTCGCAGCTACTACCGTGGAGCGGCAGGGGCGCTGCTTGTCTATGACATTACAAGGTAGGCGAACCAATGATATACCCATGAGAAAAGCACGTTGGTTTCACTGGTCGCTCGTACACACGCAGAGGACGTGGGAGTCAGCATAGACAACGGAGCACAGAGAGACCGAATAGAGATGTTGAATTTCAACAGGCCCATGGAGAGTCGGTCAGGAGCGCGGAGTCCGAGATAGACGAGGTGGATGGCAGTACCAAGCCAAGAGTTTTTATTTATTCAGCCCAGAGTTGCCATGTTACTCACTGCCTTTTGCATCATCAAGATGGAGTGAATGGTGTAATGTTAGGTGACAGAGCTTTAATAAAGTGTGTGATGCAGAGTGACAGGGTTGTAATAAAGTAATGTCTCCAGGCAGACGGCAGCAGCCCGGAAAGCAAAACTCCATTAGACAGTGTCAactgagcgagagagcgagaaggacgggagtgtggaatagagagagcggggagggggagagaatatgttggagagggagagagatggaagcaaagtgtgggaggaagggagagaagagggagccgTGTATCAACATGGTTCAGGTCAAAGGAATAGAAGAGACCGAAAAgcatgtggtgtggtgtgagagCTACACCGAGGCAGAGGGGTCGTCATCGCTTAGCTCTATGCTGACGTCATGGGTCAGCTGCCTCACTGCAGCTGCGGGACATTAGTCTGACTCCTTCTGCTCACTGTTCTCACGTTGCCATGGACACCAGCATGCGGTCACCATGGTGACGGGTGAtttcacccccccaaaaaaagtttCTAGGAGGTGGGAGCTGGTAATCAGGCTCCATCTGTCCTTGAAGAGGGGAAAGGCAGGGATGATTTTCTGTGCCTCCTTTCTCATTTGGAGCAAAAAGAACATTCGCCCATAGAGGTATATATTGAAAAGTGTACGTTTTGAAAACCGCTAATATTCTCAACGTCTATCATCTCTAcctccaaatcaaatgtatttgtcacatacacatggttagcagatgttaatgcgagaatagcgaaatgcttgtgcttctagttccgacaatgcagtaataaccaacgagtaatctaactaacaattccaaaactactaccttatacacacaagtgtaaagggataaagaatatgtacggaataggcaagatgcagtagatggtatcgagtacagtatatacatatgagatgagtatgtaaacaaagtggcatagtttaaagtggctagtgatacatgtattacataaagatgcagtagatgatatagagtacagtatatacgtatacatatgagatgaataatgtagggtatgtaaacattatattaagtagcattgtttaaagtggctagtgatatattttacatcaattcccattattaaagtggcaggagttgagtcagtgtgttggcagcagccactcaatgttagtggtggctgtttaacagtctgatggccttgagatagaagctgtttttcagtctctcggtcccagctttgatgtacctgtactgacctcgccttctggatgatagcggggtgaacaggcagtggctcgggtggttgttgtccttgatgatctttatggccttcctgtgacatcgggtggtgtaggtgtcctggagggcaggtagtttgcccccggtgatgcgttgtgcagacctcactaccctctggagagccttacggttgtgggcggagcagttgcagttaccaggcggtgatacaggatgctctcgattgtgcatctgtagaagtttgtgagtgcttttggtgacaagccaaatttcttcagcctcctgaggttgaagaggcgctgctgcgccttcttcacgatgctgtctgtgtgggtggactaattcagcttgtctgtgatgtgtacgccgaggaacttaacttactaccctctcctactgtcccatcgatgtggataggggggggtgttccctctgctgtttcctgaagtccacaacctCCCTAAGTGCTTCTTGTATTTCACCTCTTATGTTGTACGGAACACACAATTCAATACACTGATTTTTCAAAAGTACCATCCCATCCTACTGAACATCCCTGTCCTAATGAAACGCTTCGTGTGATTTAACTCCGTTTTCCCCTCGTCTGTATCTTGTCTGTCGTCGTCGTTCTGGCGTGTCTCCGTCCTCTAGCCGGGAGACGTACAACGCCCTGACCAACTGGCTGACAGACGCGCGGACGCTGGCCAGCCCCAACATCGTCATCATCCTGTGCGGGAATAAGAAGGACCTGGACGCGGACCGAGAGGTCACCTTCCTCGAGGCGTCCCGCTTCGCACAGGAGAACGGTAGCTGTCTCGTCTCTCACTCCTCACCCCTACtcagccccccctccccccctctcattTCACAactgtctctcccccttcatGTCCTCACTCCATTCCCTTCTCCCCTTTTAGCCAACTCTCTATTCTAAGATAGTAGTTTCCACCGGCTTTTAGGCCTGTATTGGTTTTCCTAGGGCGGGAGTATCGATTTTTACTGACTGTGTTGACTGCTACAGAGCTGATGTTCCTGGAGACCAGTGCTCTGACTGGGGAGAATGTGGAGGAGGCCTTCCTCAAAACTGCCCGCACCATCCTCAACAAGATGGAGTCAGGTAAACAGTTCACGTATTTACTTATGAGATATGTGTGTCTGTTTGATTTTGTTCATACAATCATATGTTGAGTGTGGATGTCTGTGTGTTTGCTCATGTTGtttacacctgtgtgtgtgtgtgtgtgttgtgtgtccttGTCTTTCTTCGTATATGTGTGTCAGGTGAGTTGGACCCAGAGCGGATGGGTTCAGGTATCCAGTATGGAGATTCTTCTCTGAGGCAGCTGAGACAGCCCAGAGGTTCCGCCGCACAGATCAAGCAGCAGTGTAACTGCTAGGGGCCGGACCCCCACCCTTCAACCCCACACTCACAGGACGCCCCCTAAAGGTCAGTAGACTGCCATGTTATGCTTAGATTAAATGTGGCTTTAGAGaatcatttatttaaaaaataaatatatatatgtttgtgtgtgtgtgtgtaacatttcTATCCCTCTCAGCTCTAGGTGTTTTGGGATGTGCAggactcctccccctctcccttctgcaACCCCTTACACACTTACAGCATACCTGGACCAGTCGCCATGAAGATGACCTGCAACCCCTGACCATTGGTAAGAGTCTATACTTCCTGCCACGGGAGGTTACCGGGGCTCCTGGGTCCTAGGCCGGGAGACCCTGTGGCGTGAACTGTGCTGGGACATAAGACAGTCAATATCTGGGATGACTGTCAGGGTCAGGGGTTGTGGGTCGGGGATGTCCCGTTTTTACCCTTTTGTTGTTTTTATCAACACACGCttgcacgcacacgcgcacacccacacacacagtacacacaccacCTGTAACTGAAAGTTCATGAAGGATGATTTgcaaaacacacagtcaacttCCTCATTCATACGCAGCCTGTTAGACTGCACTGTCAGGTTGTTTGACAAGTTCTTGTGTTTTACACATCACTCACTAttatatttatgttttttataAGCTGAATTTAACCTTTGTTTGCACTGAACAGTACTTCTTATCAAGCCTGCTATTCACCTTCTGATAACCAGGCAAACCTAAGTCTCCCAAACCCAAACTTGACTACTCTGCAACCCCCGAAAAGAGCCATTTACCACCAACACCCAAGCATGAGCAGGTTGTTGGGTCAGTTGTGAATG
Proteins encoded:
- the LOC115141449 gene encoding ras-related protein Rab-4B, which codes for MSETYDFLFKFLVIGSAGTGKSCLLHQFIETKFKQDSNHTIGVEFGSRVVNVGGKTVKLQIWDTAGQERFRSVTRSYYRGAAGALLVYDITSRETYNALTNWLTDARTLASPNIVIILCGNKKDLDADREVTFLEASRFAQENELMFLETSALTGENVEEAFLKTARTILNKMESGELDPERMGSGIQYGDSSLRQLRQPRGSAAQIKQQCNC